A region of the Nocardia asteroides genome:
GTCGCGGATGTAGTCCTGGAGGTGTTTGGCGAACGCGCGGGTGGTGAGGTCGTGGTCGGCAGCCAGCTGTTGGTGATCGGAGGAGTTGATCGTGATCACATAGCTGTTGGGTGCCAGCAGATGCCCGCCGCCCAGTTCCTGGACATGGTCGGCGGCCTCGCGTTGCAGCGCCGCCTCCACCTCCTGGGGTACGACACTGCCGCCGAATGCTCTGGCGAACACGTCACCGACGGCGCCTTGCAGGCGACGCTCGAATCGCGAAACGATGCCCATCTCGGCCTCCCTTCGGTGAGCGTCTCTTCCTGATTCGTAACAACGACACGCGAGTATGGCGTGTCGTCAATCGACCACGTTCATTGCATGATATCCACGATCGTCCACACCTGTAACTCTCGGCGACGGCCCGAGGTTCCCAGGTCTGTCCAGCCCCCCGGTCAGGCCTCTGAAATGGCGATTTCGTATCCGGAGCGCGGCCGTGATACTGTCTCCCAGTCGCTCGGGCGAGTGGCGGAATGGCAGACGCGCTGGCTTCAGGTGCCAGTGTCCTTCGGGACGTGGGGGTTCAAGTCCCCCTTCGCCCACAAATTGCGGAAAGCCGCGTATCAGATTCCTCCGATACGCGGCTTTCCTGTTTCGTTGCCCCCGGGCGGTTGCCGATGGAGTTCGTCATCGGCGGCAGGGGACCGGTCACGCCCGTCCCACGGTGGGGAGTACGCCCAGCTGCTGCAAGAACCCGAGCACGTCCTTGTCGGACCACTTCTCGGCGATCTTGCCGTCTTCGATCCGGTGGATCGCGGTTCCGGTCATCCTCAGATCGTGACCCGTCGCCGGGATGCCCGGCAGGTCTCCGGTGTGGCGGCCGTAGGCGGTGAGGCGGGTGACGACCCGGTCGCCTTCGGCGAGTTGGTCCTCGATCTCGTGCCGCCCGGGAGTGGCGTCCCAGAACATGCGGAACGTCTGCTTCAGGCCCTCGCGGCCCGGACCGATGCCGGGGAACGGGGGAGGCGAATGATCGAGGTAGTTCTCGGCGACCAGCTCGTCCATCGCTTCGATGTTTCCCGCGTCGATCTCGCGATAGAACCGGCGGATCAGCGCCTTGTTGGCCTCCAGCGACATGATCGACCTCCTCCTCGAGTGCCGGGCCGTGAGTGGCGGTGGCGGTCACCCGAGTCTCGCCCATCTCTAGCTGCTGCGATACAGCAACACACATTTTCAGCAGCCTAGGACGGTGAATAGGCATAACAGCGAACTGTCAGCAAGGTGTCCGTTCAATTCTGCGGACCGTGGCGGTCGACAAAGCGCTGTTCCAACGCCGCGATGACTCTCGCCTGATCCACCGCCGACGACGAAGGCACGAACTCGCCGTCGTCGGTGATGTAGAAGACGGCTCGTTCGGCTGCCGCCGCGTTCTCGGGCGCGGGCACATACACCTTCCAGCCGAAGCGGAAGCGGTCGGCGTTCAGCTTCGACAGCGGGTAACCGGTGGTGTCCAGCTGCCGTCCGGTGATGTAGTCCCGCACCCGGCTGATCGCCTGCTCGGCGGGCATCGGCTCCGGCGCCGTGGACAGCAGCCCGGCCACCGAGAACTGATAGAGCGCGCCGTCGATGTCGAAACGGCCGTCATCACCGAAGACGGCGACCAGTGCCGCCCGCGTCACTCTCCCCGCCTCTGCGGCGGACAACAAAGCTCCGATCGCCTCGGCCGCGTCCTGGCCCAGGCGGTCGGAAAGGGTTCCCGCTACGATCTTGATCGCCGTCTCGCGCGTCCACACGCCCGGCACCGCGGGCGCGCACTCCTGGGCGGACGGCGACTGCCCGCGGTACCAGCGCCCTGCCTCCCACCAGTAGCAGAACGACAGTAGCCCCGAGGCCGCCCGCGGATTCAACACCGGGTCGGCGACCCAGTCCGGCGCACCGCCGTACAGCTCCGGCATCGGTGCGCCCGCGTTGTAGACAGCGTCCAAGGTGGGTGCGTTCCACACGCCACCCGAGAGCACGGCCCGCCCCGCCGGAAGCGCGTGCAAGGTCGACCCGCCGCGTGCGGTGCCTTCGAACACCCCGACCCAGGGCAGCATCCGCGGCCCCCATTCCGACTTCGCCGCCACGAAGGCCGCGGCGATCGTCGTCCATCGCGCCCACATCTGCGGGAACGGCGGGAACTCGTTCTCCGCCAGCACCGCCCACACCTGTTCGGCCCGGTCTTTACGAGCCTGCGCGGCGGCTTGCTGCGGAGTACGCCGCTGCCGGTCCCCATGTCCGATATACGCCGCCAGCCACACCGGCAGCTTTCCGCGCGGATACGCCTTCAGGTCGGCGCGATATGCCTCCGGCACGAACAGCTGACCGTCTGGGAAGGGCTCGTCGCCGTAGTCATAGGCGACCTCGATGTCTCCGGAGCTGGTCATCGCGATCACCATCCGCCACCACGGTTCCGCACCAGAGCCGGCCGCGATCGCACGCAGCTCCCGAGCGAGGGCAAGCGCAGACTCCGGAGGGTCCACCGTCATCGCCTGCTCGCCGACGGAATACACGAGCTGGACGATCTCGCCCGCCACCGTGACCGCGAACGCCGCGTCTACCC
Encoded here:
- a CDS encoding ester cyclase, with the protein product MSLEANKALIRRFYREIDAGNIEAMDELVAENYLDHSPPPFPGIGPGREGLKQTFRMFWDATPGRHEIEDQLAEGDRVVTRLTAYGRHTGDLPGIPATGHDLRMTGTAIHRIEDGKIAEKWSDKDVLGFLQQLGVLPTVGRA